A genome region from Firmicutes bacterium CAG:345 includes the following:
- a CDS encoding sMC domain protein (product inferred by homology to UniProt) codes for MILLDKLRLINWHYFLNVTADIKKITFLTGANGTGKSTIIDAMQLLLTGDTAGRNFNKAASEKTGRTLKGYLRGDTGETDSGDIICLRHGKFSSYVAMEFTENENEYFTLGIVFDCIDDSYSHQFFYIKDKFPENNFTNVDIIDNAKLRPLSGKELVQFCKQHYRESEYTFFESNLAYQKFIKDRFGGLPDKYFTLFKKAVGFTPISNIAQFITEFVCDLDYHVDITPMQSNIEQYKLLEVQAKAMQERIDKLTGIQQAFTDFRGIKNDMVLSSYIVDRANYEVAKKTYEASKYRLEQAKLEIESLRQQIEETNINIKDLSDDQERYTASKLGLQGYSVASGINSKKNELLNRITALTISYENAITQIKEYVKSYDDIASKLVNKFNENYNLDFLSSNQEKALLHLLEVADEVRDTAFDIRDKIDHKNLTDNDLTNFQSLMSSFNKEGNTLYHQIENELYSKSEELDMISSDLDNMSKGQKPFSPTYLELRSSFYNSLKARHSDAFVDTFCDLIDIKDKTWTRAIEAVLYNTKFNFFVNDEYYEEANEILVGITRRMNIYSVSLVDASRLIDRNFEAKKGSLAEVIYTEDDGARAYVNYLLGNIKRCRTFEEARNSGNGLLPDCTGYHNFSTWYLNREKSKVNYIGTALSDDEIFERKEEFNKLNREYSKFTEVFNYLSELNNLDVMSLNECNGYKEVLASQKEIKALENNIEKYDEELQEGDLDEVNSIDAKIQAISQDISALQQEKEEYLTRIGEKKNEVKQIDEILLPNQLHVMEQASEKLTAYSAEFVENVGIPFFDNALANLSIDRIKEDANRNYIQKSSKLRSARENLINLRARYVNERHLNYDTTNEESNEEFDKELESLSQVELPAYKEKIVAAHDKAVKEFKDDFIYKLRTSIMTVSSQIDELNQALKDVKFGRDSYRFSVAPNRDYQEYYDMITDDLLLSIGDTEDQFLQKYSTLIENLIDLITSANTEGSSAEQKAQVLQNIDKFTDYRTYLTFDLKVKTGDSEVENSLARTFKKKSGGETQTPFYISILASFAQLYRTNKKENNNTIRLVIFDEAFSKMDAARIIESVSLLRYFNLQVILSTPTEKVPNLSTEVDVTLTVHHDDKSKSSYISAHEDLMKNRVRPRNI; via the coding sequence ATGATATTATTAGATAAATTACGTCTCATCAATTGGCATTATTTTTTAAATGTTACTGCTGATATAAAGAAAATTACTTTTTTAACTGGTGCAAATGGTACAGGTAAAAGTACAATTATCGATGCTATGCAACTTCTTCTTACTGGTGATACAGCTGGTAGAAACTTCAACAAAGCAGCTTCAGAAAAAACTGGACGAACTTTAAAGGGTTACTTAAGAGGAGATACAGGAGAAACAGATAGCGGTGATATCATTTGTTTAAGACATGGTAAGTTTTCATCTTATGTTGCCATGGAATTTACGGAAAATGAAAATGAATATTTTACTTTAGGAATAGTTTTCGATTGTATCGATGATTCTTATTCTCATCAATTTTTCTATATTAAAGATAAATTCCCTGAAAATAATTTTACAAATGTAGATATTATCGATAATGCTAAGTTGCGTCCATTATCTGGTAAAGAATTGGTTCAATTTTGCAAACAACATTATCGTGAAAGTGAATATACTTTCTTCGAAAGTAATTTAGCTTATCAAAAATTTATTAAAGATAGATTTGGTGGTTTGCCAGACAAGTATTTTACTTTATTTAAAAAAGCTGTTGGCTTTACTCCTATTTCTAATATCGCCCAATTCATTACAGAATTCGTCTGTGATCTTGATTATCATGTAGATATCACTCCAATGCAAAGCAACATAGAACAATATAAGCTTTTGGAAGTTCAAGCCAAGGCCATGCAAGAAAGAATTGATAAATTGACTGGAATTCAACAGGCTTTTACCGATTTCCGTGGAATTAAAAATGATATGGTATTATCTAGCTATATTGTTGATCGCGCAAATTATGAAGTTGCAAAAAAGACATATGAAGCAAGTAAATACCGTTTGGAACAAGCTAAATTAGAAATTGAAAGCTTGAGACAACAAATTGAAGAAACCAATATCAATATTAAAGATTTGAGCGATGATCAAGAAAGATATACCGCTTCAAAATTAGGTCTTCAAGGATATAGTGTTGCAAGTGGTATTAATTCTAAGAAAAATGAACTTTTAAATAGAATAACCGCTTTAACTATTTCTTACGAAAATGCTATTACACAGATTAAAGAATATGTTAAGAGTTATGATGATATCGCATCTAAATTAGTTAATAAATTTAATGAAAATTATAATTTGGATTTCTTATCTTCTAATCAAGAAAAAGCATTGCTACATCTTTTAGAAGTTGCTGATGAAGTCAGAGATACTGCTTTTGATATTCGCGACAAAATAGATCATAAGAATTTGACTGATAATGATTTAACAAATTTCCAATCTTTGATGAGCTCTTTCAACAAAGAAGGAAATACTTTATATCATCAGATTGAAAATGAATTATATTCTAAAAGTGAAGAGTTGGATATGATTTCTTCAGATTTAGATAATATGTCCAAAGGACAAAAACCATTCTCTCCTACATACTTAGAACTTAGATCATCTTTTTATAATTCTTTAAAAGCTCGTCATTCTGATGCTTTTGTCGATACTTTCTGTGATTTAATCGATATTAAAGATAAAACATGGACTCGGGCAATTGAGGCGGTTTTGTATAACACGAAATTTAATTTCTTTGTCAATGATGAATATTATGAAGAAGCCAATGAAATATTAGTAGGAATTACTAGAAGAATGAATATTTATTCAGTTTCATTAGTTGATGCTTCTAGATTGATAGATCGCAATTTTGAAGCTAAAAAGGGTTCCCTTGCTGAAGTTATTTATACCGAAGATGATGGGGCTAGAGCTTATGTAAATTATCTTTTAGGAAATATAAAACGTTGTCGCACTTTTGAAGAAGCTAGAAATAGTGGAAATGGTTTATTGCCTGATTGTACAGGATATCATAATTTTTCAACTTGGTATTTAAATAGAGAAAAATCTAAAGTTAATTATATTGGTACTGCTTTAAGTGATGATGAAATCTTCGAAAGAAAAGAAGAATTTAATAAACTTAACAGAGAATATTCTAAATTCACCGAAGTATTTAATTATCTATCAGAATTAAATAATCTTGATGTTATGTCTTTAAATGAATGCAATGGTTATAAAGAAGTTTTAGCTTCTCAAAAAGAAATTAAAGCCCTCGAAAATAATATTGAAAAATATGATGAAGAACTTCAAGAAGGTGATCTTGATGAAGTCAATAGCATCGATGCTAAAATTCAAGCGATTTCCCAAGATATCTCTGCTTTGCAACAAGAAAAAGAAGAATATCTTACAAGAATTGGTGAAAAGAAAAATGAAGTTAAGCAAATCGATGAAATATTGCTTCCAAATCAACTTCATGTTATGGAACAAGCTTCTGAAAAGCTTACTGCTTATTCAGCAGAATTTGTTGAAAATGTCGGTATTCCATTCTTCGATAATGCTTTAGCAAATCTTTCTATCGATAGAATTAAAGAAGATGCTAATAGAAATTATATTCAAAAATCTTCTAAACTTCGTTCAGCCAGAGAAAATTTAATAAATCTTCGTGCAAGATATGTTAATGAGAGACATTTGAATTACGATACTACAAATGAAGAATCAAATGAAGAATTTGATAAAGAATTAGAATCTTTATCACAGGTAGAACTTCCAGCATATAAAGAGAAGATTGTTGCGGCTCATGATAAGGCTGTCAAAGAATTTAAAGATGATTTCATCTATAAACTTAGAACTTCAATTATGACTGTTTCAAGTCAAATTGATGAACTCAATCAAGCATTAAAAGATGTTAAATTTGGTCGAGATTCTTATCGTTTCTCTGTAGCACCAAATCGTGATTATCAAGAATATTATGATATGATAACTGATGATTTATTGCTTAGCATTGGAGATACTGAAGATCAATTTTTGCAAAAATATTCTACTTTGATCGAAAATTTGATCGATTTGATTACTTCAGCAAATACAGAAGGCAGTTCTGCTGAACAAAAAGCTCAAGTCTTACAAAACATCGACAAATTTACTGATTATCGTACATACTTGACATTTGACCTTAAGGTTAAAACCGGTGATTCTGAAGTTGAAAACTCTTTGGCAAGAACATTTAAGAAAAAATCCGGTGGTGAAACGCAAACACCTTTCTATATTTCAATTTTAGCTTCCTTTGCTCAACTTTATCGTACAAACAAAAAAGAAAACAATAATACTATACGTCTTGTTATCTTTGATGAAGCTTTCTCAAAGATGGATGCTGCCCGTATCATTGAATCTGTCAGTTTATTGAGATATTTCAATTTGCAAGTTATCCTTTCAACTCCGACGGAAAAAGTCCCAAATCTTTCTACAGAAGTTGATGTTACTTTGACAGTTCACCATGATGATAAATCAAAATCTTCATATATTTCTGCACATGAAGATTTGATGAAAAATCGTGTTAGACCAAGAAATATATAA
- a CDS encoding putative uncharacterized protein (product inferred by homology to UniProt) has protein sequence MFEERYKALSSAEKKLFTSYVDELLFDSFIVRKKYDRVTGVSKISPTYLFIEKYFDIFEEYVKYAGYDLAKDEDSGVIFLFNPEGTNRLRLDSVTTLLVYALRYHYEETLKSNSSRTEILVDSVALKLLIKDLSLNKVSKRISAVSIASSLRFLAQHNVVARCQHNFNDPSYSFYILPSIRYVIDSLHMNNLANSIRESEYENGGSEESDL, from the coding sequence ATGTTTGAGGAAAGATATAAAGCACTTTCTAGTGCAGAAAAAAAACTATTTACTTCATATGTTGATGAGTTATTGTTCGATTCTTTTATTGTAAGAAAAAAATATGATCGCGTAACTGGCGTAAGCAAGATTAGTCCTACTTATTTGTTTATTGAAAAATATTTTGATATTTTTGAGGAATATGTGAAGTATGCTGGTTATGATTTAGCAAAAGATGAAGATAGTGGAGTTATATTTTTATTTAATCCTGAAGGAACAAATAGATTGAGATTAGATTCTGTCACTACTTTGTTGGTCTATGCTCTTCGCTATCATTATGAAGAAACTTTAAAAAGCAATAGTTCAAGAACTGAAATTCTTGTTGATTCTGTAGCTTTAAAATTGTTGATTAAAGATTTGAGCTTAAATAAGGTTAGCAAAAGAATTTCTGCTGTCAGTATCGCTAGCTCTTTACGCTTTTTAGCTCAGCATAATGTTGTTGCTCGTTGCCAACATAATTTCAATGATCCTTCTTATTCTTTTTATATACTGCCATCTATTCGCTATGTTATCGATTCTTTACATATGAATAATTTAGCCAATTCTATTCGTGAAAGCGAATATGAAAATGGTGGAAGTGAGGAAAGTGACTTATGA
- a CDS encoding glycogen synthase (product inferred by homology to UniProt), with the protein MIIHFVTSETLPFSKTGGLADVCCGLGKALAHLGQEIIIISPMYKGIYSPSFEHVATLPVTMSWRHRNADIYKTVYNGATYLFVSELYYFNRDTLYGYDDDLERFAFFQLAYIEIVRRLNMRADIIHVHDWESSMVPLLLKKNGFSCKTILTIHNPAFQGNSDPSSLLNYFNLDLSNYYDGTCRFHDYFSCLKTGIMTADKVTTVSSNHAKELLADLVSYNEIGYIINLRKDDFIGIVNGVDVDEYSPAIDGYISKNYNFKNMRTGKRICKEKLEERFSLPPIKGPSLGIVSRLTEQKGLDLLQNVIPSIIKNDMRLYVLGSGDYHYQNMIRNWSKFYPNNIIYYEGYSTELSHLIYAGTDFFLLPSKFEPCGIGQLIAKAYGSVPIVSSAGGLYDTVIPFDGNNLDKAEGFRFEYSHPEQFVEIFDLVNKMYMDKSYEVLAKNSMKADSSWNAIAPKYLKLYQSI; encoded by the coding sequence ATGATAATTCATTTTGTAACTAGTGAAACTCTTCCATTTTCAAAAACTGGTGGATTAGCGGATGTTTGCTGTGGCCTTGGAAAAGCTTTGGCACATCTAGGACAAGAAATTATAATTATTTCTCCAATGTATAAAGGCATATATTCTCCAAGTTTTGAACATGTTGCAACTTTACCAGTAACTATGAGCTGGAGACATAGAAATGCTGATATTTATAAAACTGTTTATAATGGCGCAACTTATTTATTTGTCTCTGAACTTTATTATTTCAATAGAGATACACTTTATGGATATGATGATGATCTTGAAAGATTTGCTTTCTTCCAACTTGCGTATATTGAAATTGTTAGAAGATTAAATATGCGTGCTGATATCATTCATGTTCATGACTGGGAAAGTTCAATGGTTCCATTGCTTTTAAAAAAGAATGGATTTTCTTGCAAAACAATATTGACAATACATAATCCAGCTTTTCAAGGAAATTCTGATCCTTCAAGTCTCCTAAATTATTTCAATTTGGATTTATCTAATTATTATGATGGCACCTGTCGTTTTCATGATTATTTTTCCTGTTTGAAAACAGGAATTATGACTGCTGATAAAGTTACTACTGTTAGCTCAAATCATGCAAAAGAATTATTGGCGGATTTAGTTAGTTATAATGAAATAGGATATATAATCAATCTTCGTAAAGATGATTTTATCGGGATTGTAAATGGAGTAGATGTAGATGAATATTCTCCTGCTATCGATGGATATATTTCTAAAAATTATAATTTCAAGAATATGCGAACAGGAAAAAGAATTTGCAAGGAAAAGCTTGAAGAACGTTTTAGTCTACCACCTATAAAAGGACCTAGTTTAGGAATTGTTTCTCGCTTAACTGAACAAAAAGGATTAGATTTATTGCAGAATGTTATTCCGAGTATTATAAAAAATGATATGCGTTTATATGTTTTGGGAAGCGGTGATTATCATTATCAAAATATGATAAGAAATTGGAGTAAATTTTATCCTAACAATATTATTTATTATGAAGGATATTCTACAGAACTTTCCCATTTAATATATGCTGGTACTGATTTCTTCTTGTTGCCTTCTAAATTTGAACCTTGTGGAATTGGACAATTGATTGCTAAAGCATATGGCAGTGTACCTATTGTTTCTTCTGCTGGAGGACTTTATGATACGGTTATTCCTTTTGATGGTAATAATTTGGATAAGGCTGAGGGATTTAGATTTGAATATTCTCATCCAGAACAATTTGTAGAAATATTCGATTTAGTAAATAAAATGTATATGGATAAAAGCTATGAAGTTTTAGCCAAAAATAGTATGAAGGCTGATTCTTCTTGGAATGCAATAGCTCCGAAATATTTAAAATTATATCAAAGCATTTAA
- a CDS encoding putative uncharacterized protein (product inferred by homology to UniProt), which produces MNNNLFDKIPENFFSVLSRKYKSVYALALLTLYETLKTYKVSIKKTDYLNMLTSRISDSMSLFSVALDRLDDKDDEKIESAADVNEELTPSKISYIVKKLEKTGWIELEKDVKTNTEYIFLPSYSIKMIELLNSLSSDVSFYLPLVHQTYSELKLEDEKEDEFMFRAVLNARKNADELELNVTLLHHSICVFGHKLTTIFSPNEALHQHFDNFQTEITDKIYHPMKTFDSLNLYALPTIKILTRWMDDDRLINKMVMQARADSQFAGKSHSEIVGFIITNIRDTIDVYRRLQKSFDEIDKTNAEYTAAVQKKVNYLSSSDKTIIGKIKSILVRAAKEIKNNPDKDYDEMEFLQQMGDTISIYQQGYIDQDSLTPPFKRSVKEEFEPESLPDPFSGDMDFDDLGLEELNKYGPESVDNFMSKAFGKKNEITTGDIDFQDFDDFILFILAEVRAELQISFYKMERVKEQEEIIKQGFRLPNFVFTRKELLHV; this is translated from the coding sequence ATGAATAACAATTTATTTGATAAAATACCCGAGAACTTCTTCTCAGTTCTCTCAAGAAAGTATAAATCGGTTTATGCCTTAGCCCTTTTAACACTTTATGAAACATTAAAAACTTATAAGGTTTCTATTAAAAAAACTGACTATTTAAATATGCTGACTTCGCGAATCAGTGACAGCATGTCACTATTTTCTGTTGCCTTAGATCGTCTTGATGATAAAGATGATGAAAAAATAGAAAGCGCTGCAGACGTCAATGAAGAATTAACTCCTTCAAAGATTTCTTATATTGTTAAAAAGCTTGAAAAAACTGGATGGATTGAATTAGAAAAAGATGTAAAAACCAATACTGAATATATCTTTTTGCCAAGTTACTCCATCAAGATGATTGAGCTTTTGAATTCGTTATCATCTGATGTTAGCTTTTATCTTCCTTTGGTTCACCAGACATATAGTGAATTGAAACTTGAAGATGAGAAAGAAGATGAGTTTATGTTTAGGGCAGTTTTAAATGCTCGTAAGAATGCGGATGAATTGGAATTAAATGTTACTTTGCTCCATCATTCAATCTGCGTTTTCGGACATAAATTAACCACTATTTTTTCACCTAATGAAGCTTTGCATCAGCATTTTGATAATTTCCAAACTGAGATTACCGATAAGATATATCATCCGATGAAGACATTTGATTCATTGAATTTATATGCTTTACCAACTATTAAAATTTTGACAAGGTGGATGGATGATGATCGACTTATAAATAAAATGGTTATGCAAGCGAGAGCCGATAGTCAATTCGCTGGAAAATCTCATAGTGAAATAGTTGGATTTATTATTACAAATATTCGCGATACGATAGATGTTTATCGAAGACTACAAAAGTCTTTTGATGAAATAGATAAAACCAATGCTGAATATACGGCTGCTGTTCAAAAGAAAGTCAATTATTTATCGAGTAGCGATAAAACTATCATTGGCAAGATTAAATCTATTTTGGTCAGAGCAGCGAAAGAAATTAAAAATAATCCTGATAAAGACTATGATGAAATGGAATTTCTCCAGCAAATGGGGGATACTATTTCCATTTATCAGCAAGGTTATATCGATCAAGATTCTTTAACTCCTCCTTTTAAAAGATCGGTTAAAGAAGAATTTGAACCTGAGAGTTTGCCTGATCCATTTAGTGGAGATATGGACTTTGATGATTTAGGATTAGAAGAGCTTAATAAATATGGTCCTGAAAGTGTTGATAATTTCATGTCAAAAGCTTTTGGAAAGAAAAATGAGATAACTACAGGAGATATTGATTTTCAAGATTTTGATGATTTCATCTTGTTTATTCTTGCTGAAGTCCGCGCTGAACTTCAGATATCTTTCTATAAGATGGAAAGAGTAAAAGAACAGGAAGAAATAATTAAGCAAGGTTTCCGTCTTCCAAATTTTGTATTTACACGAAAGGAGTTACTCCATGTTTGA
- a CDS encoding unknown (no significant homology to UniProt) — protein MPFVDNSTYSEELLKKRKKYRKTTAIWGSVIFFLTLAIPFAYVFLFGCYNGYGGNKPVEFMQSWNWLRNIKYFDSAITTPFFNIFDNGFDSFVSEGNIFRLLIFFGTIILAICLTIGFCFLSTLIFKKKYSKKYLWTISKIAESIGMMIEFYDDSNNIDTQEINGILKNAGVLDQTLYENIIVKDKNIGWNGIQLQYELKKKKRNAFLMTMVLDNPKDLSFVQFRNFGQPLITNYEDINLTKYGFADNNLLSRFVCYAKENENIYRFIDEKGAKSIFDIQHFLSSPIVITLAGNNLSIFIDGFLLKVAKPYNKKIDENFLNEEVKTFASLNKLFFNLARSFSKELLEQ, from the coding sequence ATGCCTTTTGTGGATAATAGTACATATTCCGAAGAACTTTTAAAAAAACGGAAAAAATATCGCAAAACTACGGCAATTTGGGGCAGTGTTATTTTCTTTTTAACTTTGGCCATCCCTTTTGCTTATGTCTTTTTATTTGGATGTTATAATGGCTATGGCGGAAATAAACCTGTTGAATTTATGCAGAGTTGGAATTGGTTGAGAAATATAAAATATTTTGATTCAGCTATAACAACACCATTTTTTAATATTTTTGATAATGGGTTTGATTCTTTTGTGTCTGAAGGTAATATTTTTAGACTTTTGATATTTTTTGGTACTATTATTTTAGCTATTTGTTTAACGATTGGATTTTGCTTTCTTTCGACATTAATTTTTAAGAAGAAATATTCTAAAAAATACTTATGGACAATTTCAAAAATTGCGGAAAGCATTGGAATGATGATCGAATTTTATGATGATTCAAACAATATAGACACCCAGGAAATTAATGGAATTTTAAAAAATGCTGGAGTACTCGATCAGACTTTATATGAAAATATAATTGTTAAGGATAAGAATATTGGATGGAATGGTATTCAACTTCAATATGAATTGAAAAAGAAGAAAAGAAATGCTTTTTTGATGACTATGGTTTTAGATAATCCTAAAGATCTTTCCTTTGTTCAATTTAGAAATTTCGGTCAACCATTGATAACAAATTATGAAGATATCAATTTGACTAAATATGGATTTGCTGATAATAATCTTTTATCAAGATTTGTTTGCTACGCAAAAGAAAACGAGAATATATATCGTTTTATCGATGAAAAAGGGGCAAAATCAATTTTTGACATACAGCACTTTCTTTCTTCTCCAATAGTAATTACTTTAGCGGGAAATAATCTTTCTATATTTATCGATGGTTTTTTATTAAAAGTAGCGAAACCATATAATAAAAAAATCGATGAAAATTTTTTAAATGAAGAGGTGAAAACTTTTGCTAGTTTAAATAAATTATTTTTTAATTTAGCGCGGAGTTTTTCTAAGGAATTATTAGAACAATAG
- a CDS encoding glucose-1-phosphate adenylyltransferase 1 (product inferred by homology to UniProt) → MPKKTMVAMILAGGKGTRLESLTRKNAKPAVFYGGKYRIIDFVLSNVANSNINSVGILTQYESIGLNTYIGNGSKWGIDGNRSLTSILPPRQTEGGLSWYRGTADAIYQNLDWLENINPEYVLILSGDHIYRCNFNEMLEIHKKNKADVTIAALEVTLEEARRFGILSVDENDRITEFAEKPKNPKSTLASMGIYIFNYRLLRDSLKADAKEDTDHDFGKNIIPSLLKNNKRLFIYRFEGYWKDVGTIQSLWEANMDLLKNPCPIDLFDPSLKVFSEDTHSKPQYIGPNAKVTSSLVNQGATILGNVNNSVIFNDVTIEEGAEVDSSVIMPGTIIRDGTHLSNVIVSDELDIKEDHLATKEHVELISK, encoded by the coding sequence ATGCCAAAAAAAACTATGGTTGCGATGATTCTAGCTGGGGGAAAAGGAACTCGTCTAGAATCGTTAACAAGAAAAAATGCTAAGCCGGCGGTATTTTATGGAGGGAAATACAGAATTATTGATTTTGTATTGTCCAATGTTGCAAATAGCAATATAAATTCAGTTGGAATTTTAACTCAATATGAAAGTATTGGTTTAAATACTTATATTGGTAATGGTAGCAAATGGGGCATTGATGGAAATAGATCTTTAACATCTATTCTTCCACCACGTCAAACTGAAGGTGGATTATCCTGGTATCGTGGAACTGCTGATGCTATTTATCAAAATTTGGATTGGTTAGAAAATATAAATCCAGAATATGTTCTTATTCTATCTGGTGACCATATTTATCGTTGCAATTTTAATGAAATGCTTGAAATTCATAAGAAAAATAAGGCAGATGTTACTATTGCAGCTTTAGAAGTTACTTTAGAAGAAGCAAGAAGATTTGGTATTTTATCAGTTGATGAAAATGATAGAATTACGGAATTTGCTGAAAAGCCAAAAAATCCTAAATCAACCCTTGCTTCAATGGGTATTTATATATTTAATTATCGTTTGCTTCGCGATAGTTTAAAAGCTGATGCTAAAGAAGACACTGATCACGATTTTGGAAAAAATATTATTCCCTCATTATTGAAAAATAATAAACGTTTATTCATTTATCGTTTTGAAGGTTACTGGAAAGATGTTGGAACGATTCAAAGTTTATGGGAAGCTAATATGGATTTATTAAAAAATCCTTGTCCAATAGATTTATTTGATCCATCTTTAAAAGTTTTCTCAGAAGATACTCACTCAAAACCACAATATATAGGTCCTAATGCTAAGGTTACATCATCTTTAGTAAATCAGGGTGCAACCATTTTAGGAAATGTCAATAATTCTGTAATATTTAATGATGTTACTATTGAGGAAGGCGCTGAAGTAGATTCTTCTGTCATTATGCCAGGGACTATAATTCGCGATGGAACTCATTTGTCTAATGTTATTGTATCTGATGAATTAGATATAAAAGAAGATCATCTAGCTACCAAAGAGCATGTTGAACTGATTAGCAAATAA
- a CDS encoding glucose-1-phosphate adenylyltransferase GlgD subunit (product inferred by homology to UniProt), whose translation MEKVIGLLNLHCDRDLGALTAKRSIASTSFLGRYAFLDFPLSNFANSDIDVVGILVRDSLRSLIRHLGSGHSFMDNTKLGSITMLYDEPYAHNLGYNNDINNLLENKWFLDNSSATTVVIAPSSMICSIDYRPYIEKHLQSGSRISMIYAPNQDTKNHFIDCDLLSFDSTGRVQSITRNRGNTEKGDVFLNMIIIEKEMLNSLIQYASKTSSFFTLRDTLAYVCKEIKIFSIPCDNLVYYFDSLSSYLNQSLDLLNPQNFNKLFVPHWPIYTKTYDTPPVIYGDKSEVKNSFIANGAHIEGKVINSIIGRDVYIKEGAEIRNSIIFSKGIVSENTFLDHVICDKEAQILYSKKLVGKEDEPFFIRRENIV comes from the coding sequence ATGGAAAAAGTAATTGGCTTATTAAATTTACATTGCGATCGTGATTTAGGTGCTTTAACAGCTAAGCGCAGTATTGCTTCAACTTCTTTTTTAGGACGTTATGCTTTTTTAGATTTCCCACTTTCTAATTTTGCAAACTCCGATATTGATGTTGTTGGAATTTTGGTTCGCGATTCATTGAGATCTCTTATTCGTCATTTGGGATCTGGACATTCATTTATGGATAACACCAAACTCGGTTCTATTACTATGCTTTATGATGAACCTTATGCTCATAATCTTGGGTATAATAATGATATTAATAACCTATTAGAAAATAAATGGTTCTTAGATAATTCTTCCGCTACTACAGTTGTCATTGCTCCAAGCTCGATGATTTGCAGTATCGATTATCGTCCTTATATTGAAAAACATTTGCAAAGCGGATCAAGAATTTCTATGATTTATGCTCCAAATCAAGATACTAAGAATCATTTCATCGATTGTGATTTATTATCTTTTGATTCTACTGGTAGAGTTCAATCTATCACTCGAAATCGGGGAAATACTGAAAAAGGTGATGTGTTTTTAAACATGATAATCATCGAGAAAGAAATGTTGAATTCTTTAATTCAATATGCTTCTAAAACTTCTTCTTTCTTTACACTTAGAGATACATTGGCTTACGTTTGCAAAGAGATAAAGATTTTTTCTATTCCTTGTGATAATTTGGTTTATTATTTCGATTCTCTTTCATCTTATTTAAATCAAAGTCTAGATCTTTTGAATCCACAAAATTTTAATAAGTTATTTGTACCACATTGGCCGATATATACTAAAACCTATGATACTCCACCTGTTATTTATGGAGATAAATCCGAAGTTAAAAATTCGTTTATTGCTAATGGTGCACATATAGAAGGTAAAGTTATTAACTCCATTATTGGTCGTGATGTTTATATTAAAGAAGGGGCGGAAATTAGAAATTCAATTATTTTCTCTAAGGGTATTGTCTCTGAAAACACTTTCCTTGATCATGTTATTTGTGATAAGGAAGCGCAAATTTTATACTCCAAGAAATTGGTTGGAAAAGAAGATGAACCATTCTTTATCCGTCGTGAGAATATTGTATGA